In a single window of the Terriglobus roseus genome:
- a CDS encoding ABC transporter permease, translating to MKALLPVFRRILLMLPVLWIIVSLVFLLIHLVPGDPIAQMMGEGASSTDLSALRHSYGLDLPLHTQYYRYWIGIFHGDLGRSLRLRDSVTNLVLARYPYTLLMSVAALVLALLLAVPAGVASALHRGRAADRLLGGVSLLGLSFPNFALGPILILIFSISLGWLPVSGAGTGPLFGGSTLLHLILPAVTLGLSLAAILTRMVRASMLEELGQDYIRTARAKGLPERTVVYRHALRNALVPVLTVVGLQFGSLLAGAIVTETIFSWPGLGRLTLSAISNRDYALVQGCTLTIGLTYLAANLLTDLAYTLANPRLRRS from the coding sequence ATGAAAGCTTTGCTTCCGGTATTTCGTCGTATCCTGCTCATGCTGCCAGTGTTATGGATCATCGTTTCGCTGGTTTTTCTGCTGATCCATCTTGTCCCGGGCGATCCCATTGCTCAGATGATGGGTGAGGGCGCGAGTTCAACTGACCTGTCGGCGTTGCGGCATAGCTACGGCCTCGATCTGCCGCTGCACACACAGTATTACCGGTATTGGATTGGCATCTTCCACGGTGACCTGGGGCGGTCGCTTCGTCTGCGAGACTCTGTGACGAACCTGGTCCTGGCGCGTTACCCCTATACGTTGCTGATGAGTGTGGCCGCTCTGGTGCTGGCGCTGCTGCTTGCGGTGCCCGCCGGAGTCGCGAGCGCGTTACACCGCGGCCGGGCGGCTGACAGGCTGCTGGGCGGTGTGTCGCTGCTGGGGCTGTCGTTCCCAAACTTTGCGCTGGGGCCGATCCTGATCCTGATCTTCTCGATCAGTCTGGGATGGCTGCCGGTATCGGGCGCCGGGACCGGGCCTCTATTTGGTGGCAGCACACTGCTGCACCTGATCCTGCCGGCGGTCACGCTGGGGCTTTCACTGGCTGCGATCCTGACGCGGATGGTGCGGGCGTCCATGCTGGAAGAGCTGGGCCAGGACTATATACGGACGGCGCGGGCGAAGGGGCTGCCAGAGCGGACGGTGGTCTATCGCCATGCACTAAGGAATGCTCTGGTGCCGGTCCTCACCGTGGTGGGTCTTCAGTTCGGATCGCTGCTCGCCGGAGCCATCGTCACGGAGACGATCTTTAGCTGGCCGGGCCTGGGGCGGCTGACGCTATCCGCCATCTCAAACCGCGACTACGCGCTGGTGCAGGGTTGCACACTGACGATCGGGCTGACCTACCTGGCGGCCAACCTGCTTACGGACCTGGCGTACACGCTCGCGAATCCCCGGCTCCGTCGATCCTAG
- the sseA gene encoding 3-mercaptopyruvate sulfurtransferase produces the protein MNALVSPQWVASRLGSPDLVIVDATMPPVGVAPKVDTHAIYLQKHLPGAVFFDIDELSDHSSGLPHTLLSAEAFGAAMGARGITETATIVVYEQGDVFSAPRARWTFRTMGAKEVYLLDGGLKAWEAAGLPVESGAVTREPAEFHAVLDAAAVKDYDKLRATLAAGEQVLDARSAGRFSGADPEPRAGLSSGHMPGATSTPFPQLANGAAMKSPEELRSVFQAKGVDLQKPITTSCGSGVTAAVVALGLELAGAPLVTLYDGSWAEYASRSESVIVKDV, from the coding sequence ATGAACGCTCTCGTCTCGCCGCAGTGGGTGGCCAGCCGTCTTGGCTCGCCGGACCTCGTGATTGTTGATGCCACCATGCCGCCCGTGGGGGTCGCGCCAAAGGTGGATACTCATGCGATCTACCTGCAGAAGCACCTGCCAGGTGCGGTCTTCTTTGACATCGATGAACTGTCTGACCACAGCAGCGGCCTGCCCCATACCCTGCTGAGCGCCGAGGCCTTCGGAGCGGCGATGGGCGCACGGGGCATCACGGAGACGGCGACGATCGTGGTGTATGAGCAGGGCGATGTGTTTTCAGCCCCGCGGGCTCGGTGGACCTTCCGCACGATGGGCGCGAAGGAGGTATACCTGCTCGATGGCGGCCTGAAGGCATGGGAGGCTGCGGGATTGCCGGTGGAGTCGGGTGCAGTGACTCGCGAGCCCGCGGAGTTCCACGCCGTCCTGGATGCGGCTGCGGTGAAGGACTACGACAAGCTCCGCGCAACGCTCGCAGCAGGCGAGCAGGTGCTGGACGCTCGCAGCGCCGGACGGTTCAGCGGCGCAGATCCCGAGCCGCGCGCTGGTCTGAGCAGCGGCCACATGCCGGGCGCTACGAGCACGCCGTTCCCTCAGCTTGCCAATGGCGCCGCGATGAAGTCGCCGGAAGAGCTCCGCTCGGTCTTCCAGGCGAAGGGAGTCGACCTGCAGAAGCCCATCACGACGTCGTGCGGATCTGGCGTCACGGCGGCGGTCGTCGCCCTGGGACTGGAACTGGCGGGCGCGCCGCTCGTTACGCTCTACGACGGATCTTGGGCAGAGTATGCGTCGCGTTCCGAGTCGGTGATCGTGAAGGACGTTTAA
- a CDS encoding SIR2 family NAD-dependent protein deacylase → MLLSKSDRVFALTGAGISAESGLATFRGSGGLWEGHSVEQVATPKAWDTDPALVWRFYSMRRRDAEAAEPNAAHFSLGKLEQKMGDRLFLCTQNVDDLHERGGSRNVHHMHGSLFESRCVKCNEPFPDRREYLETLPVCDTCGSPVRPHIVWFGEVPLAMDMIYEQLDQATVLLVVGTSGSVYPAAGFVHSARQRGIQTIYVGPEEPLNAASFHRIEIGTAAAVLPSLF, encoded by the coding sequence ATGCTGCTGTCTAAATCTGACCGTGTCTTTGCTCTTACGGGAGCGGGAATATCCGCCGAGAGCGGGCTTGCTACCTTTCGTGGATCGGGTGGCCTGTGGGAAGGGCACAGCGTAGAGCAGGTCGCGACGCCCAAAGCATGGGACACGGATCCTGCGCTTGTGTGGCGTTTCTACTCCATGCGGCGGCGCGATGCAGAGGCCGCCGAGCCCAATGCCGCTCACTTCTCGCTCGGTAAGCTCGAACAGAAGATGGGCGATCGACTCTTCCTCTGCACGCAGAACGTCGACGATCTGCATGAGCGCGGCGGCTCGCGCAACGTGCACCATATGCATGGGTCGCTGTTCGAGTCGCGCTGCGTGAAGTGCAACGAGCCCTTCCCGGACCGCCGGGAGTATCTGGAAACGCTTCCCGTCTGCGACACCTGCGGATCACCCGTTCGGCCACACATCGTCTGGTTTGGCGAGGTGCCGCTGGCGATGGACATGATCTACGAGCAGCTCGACCAGGCAACGGTCCTGCTGGTCGTCGGCACTTCCGGCTCGGTGTATCCAGCAGCAGGATTCGTGCACAGCGCAAGGCAGCGCGGCATACAGACGATCTACGTCGGACCGGAAGAGCCGCTGAACGCCGCCTCCTTCCACCGCATCGAGATCGGCACCGCCGCCGCTGTCCTGCCCTCCCTGTTCTGA
- a CDS encoding hemolysin family protein — MLESAFFKLMTVAVLILANAFFVAAEFAIVSVRETRLEQMLRSGRVGATTALRLKREIDDFLAANQLGVTLCSLALGYLGEGTVAQLLEQIFDSMTFVQHVPFLHAHAASVSHIMAIIIAFSLITYLEVLLGEQVPKSLALQRGERIALAVAGPMDVFIRITRPAVRLLKGSTAFVLKLFRVPLRGEGGEVHSPEELKMVATATRRSGLLPPFQEQMIHRAIDLNHVTVREIMTPRGRIFALPADMPVELASARIIEEQHSRVPVYDPALGTEHIIGVVYSKDISRLMHFRRDSRLPAALQAQSVPLRTVAREVLVVPETKLAVDVLQEFQERRRQIAIVVDEFGSTVGLVTAEDALEQLVGELEDEFDLSGRALPTPDSRGFVEFDGTVTLRDLATQLHWQFPREPGIETLAGFLLAQLGHLPKPGERVCHAGRCFTVTELAGRRISRVRVEPDERAKRVAEAEGQRASA, encoded by the coding sequence ATGCTCGAGTCGGCATTTTTCAAGCTGATGACGGTCGCGGTGCTGATCCTGGCTAACGCGTTTTTCGTCGCGGCGGAGTTTGCCATCGTCTCTGTTCGGGAGACGAGGCTGGAACAGATGTTGCGGTCCGGTCGCGTCGGAGCGACCACCGCGCTGCGGCTCAAGCGTGAGATCGACGACTTCCTGGCGGCCAACCAGCTTGGCGTGACGCTGTGCTCGCTGGCGCTCGGCTACCTGGGCGAAGGCACCGTTGCACAGCTTCTGGAACAGATCTTCGACAGCATGACCTTCGTGCAGCACGTTCCGTTTTTGCATGCGCATGCAGCTTCCGTCAGCCACATCATGGCGATCATTATTGCTTTCTCCCTTATCACCTATCTTGAAGTGTTGCTAGGAGAACAGGTTCCTAAGTCATTGGCTTTACAGCGCGGAGAGCGTATTGCTTTGGCGGTAGCGGGTCCGATGGATGTCTTCATCCGGATCACGCGGCCGGCGGTCCGACTCCTGAAGGGATCGACAGCCTTCGTTCTTAAACTGTTCCGCGTGCCTCTCCGTGGCGAGGGTGGCGAGGTCCACTCGCCCGAGGAATTGAAGATGGTGGCAACCGCGACCCGTCGCAGCGGACTGCTGCCGCCCTTCCAGGAGCAGATGATCCACCGCGCCATCGACCTGAACCATGTGACCGTCCGCGAGATCATGACGCCTCGCGGCCGCATCTTCGCGTTGCCCGCAGATATGCCGGTGGAACTCGCCTCGGCCCGCATCATCGAGGAGCAGCATTCGCGCGTGCCCGTCTATGACCCCGCGCTTGGCACTGAGCACATCATCGGTGTCGTTTACTCCAAGGACATCTCGCGGCTGATGCACTTTCGGCGCGATAGTCGGCTGCCGGCGGCGTTGCAGGCGCAGAGCGTTCCGCTGAGAACCGTGGCGCGCGAGGTTCTTGTGGTGCCCGAGACGAAGCTGGCGGTCGACGTTCTGCAGGAGTTCCAGGAACGCCGTCGGCAGATCGCGATTGTGGTCGACGAGTTCGGCTCGACCGTGGGTCTGGTCACCGCGGAAGATGCGCTGGAGCAACTGGTGGGCGAACTGGAGGACGAGTTCGACCTTTCCGGTCGAGCGCTGCCGACCCCGGACAGCCGTGGCTTCGTGGAATTCGATGGCACGGTAACGCTGCGCGACCTGGCCACGCAACTGCATTGGCAGTTCCCGCGCGAACCCGGCATTGAGACCCTCGCGGGCTTCCTGCTGGCGCAGCTTGGACATCTGCCAAAGCCCGGCGAGCGCGTCTGCCATGCAGGCCGCTGCTTCACCGTTACGGAGCTGGCGGGACGTCGTATCAGCCGTGTTCGCGTAGAGCCGGATGAACGGGCGAAGAGGGTTGCGGAGGCGGAAGGGCAGCGTGCTTCTGCATGA